In Paractinoplanes brasiliensis, the following proteins share a genomic window:
- a CDS encoding ABC transporter permease, producing the protein MRGGATRPRRRRVPAALNSRRAPLALLLPAALGLAFLILPLAGLLIRAPWTTLPERLTEPGILAALRLSLLTASLATLVCLVLGVPLAWVLARLRFPGRRLVRALVTVPLVLPPVVGGVALLLVFGRRGLVGGWLDQTFGVSLPFTTAGVVVAEAFVAMPFLVIAVEGALRGADVRFEEAAATLGATRWTTFRRVTLPLIAPGVAAGAVLCWARALGEFGATITFAGNFPGRTQTMPLAVYLALEQDVDAAIVLSLILLVVSVGILAALRDKWVAA; encoded by the coding sequence ATCCGAGGAGGCGCAACGCGTCCTCGCCGACGCCGGGTTCCAGCGGCCCTGAACAGCCGCAGAGCCCCGCTCGCGCTGCTGCTCCCGGCCGCGCTGGGCCTGGCGTTCCTGATCCTGCCGCTTGCCGGGCTGCTGATCCGGGCGCCCTGGACGACGCTGCCGGAACGCCTCACCGAGCCCGGCATCCTGGCCGCGCTGCGCCTGTCGCTGCTCACCGCGAGCCTGGCCACGCTGGTCTGCCTGGTTCTCGGCGTGCCGCTGGCCTGGGTCCTGGCCCGTCTGCGGTTTCCCGGGCGTCGGCTGGTGCGCGCGCTGGTCACCGTGCCCCTGGTGCTGCCGCCGGTGGTCGGCGGGGTGGCGCTGCTGCTGGTGTTCGGCCGGCGCGGGCTGGTCGGCGGGTGGCTCGACCAGACGTTCGGGGTGAGCCTGCCGTTCACCACCGCGGGGGTGGTCGTGGCCGAGGCGTTCGTGGCGATGCCGTTCCTGGTGATCGCGGTCGAGGGGGCGTTGCGCGGAGCCGACGTACGGTTCGAGGAGGCGGCCGCCACGCTCGGCGCCACCCGCTGGACGACGTTCCGCCGGGTCACGCTGCCGTTGATCGCGCCCGGGGTGGCCGCGGGCGCCGTGCTCTGCTGGGCTCGGGCGCTGGGCGAGTTCGGCGCCACCATCACCTTCGCGGGCAACTTCCCCGGCCGTACGCAGACCATGCCGCTCGCCGTGTATCTGGCGCTGGAGCAGGACGTGGACGCCGCGATCGTCCTGAGCCTGATCCTGCTGGTCGTCTCCGTCGGCATCCTGGCCGCGCTCCGCGACAAGTGGGTCGCCGCATGA
- a CDS encoding TOBE domain-containing protein — MTTYRIGEAAELLGVSVDTLRRWVDAGRLPAGRDDHGHRHVAGADLAAFARSLADEPDPGSSRSSARNRLRGIVTAIMRDGVMAQVDIQAGPFRVVSLMSREAVDDLGLEVGSTAVAVIKSTTVVVERGDGR; from the coding sequence GTGACCACCTATCGCATCGGCGAGGCGGCCGAGCTGCTCGGCGTGAGCGTCGACACGCTCCGGCGCTGGGTCGACGCGGGTCGCCTGCCGGCCGGGCGCGACGACCACGGGCACCGGCATGTCGCGGGGGCCGACCTGGCCGCGTTCGCCCGCTCGCTGGCCGACGAGCCCGATCCGGGCAGCAGCCGTTCCTCGGCGCGCAACAGGTTGCGGGGCATCGTGACCGCGATCATGCGTGACGGGGTGATGGCGCAGGTGGACATCCAGGCGGGCCCGTTCCGGGTGGTGTCGCTGATGAGCCGCGAGGCCGTCGACGACCTGGGTCTCGAGGTGGGCTCGACCGCGGTGGCAGTCATCAAATCCACCACGGTCGTCGTGGAACGTGGGGACGGCAGATGA
- the modA gene encoding molybdate ABC transporter substrate-binding protein, producing MRAGRPKRRQRGRMLIGAAVSTALMTAGCGHSGASGSTGPGATGELVVMAAASLTESFDQLRSGFEARNPQVEVAISYGGSSGLAQQITSGAPADVFAAASPATMQTVVDAGDANGEPAVFARNQLVIATAKGNPKGIRTLADLKNPDLKVALCAEQVPCGAAAKKAGVDVEPVTLEQDVKAALSKLKLGEVDAALVYRTDARSASGDVDAVEFPESTGAINDYPIVALRHAPNPSAAAAFVAFVRSEEAQRVLADAGFQRP from the coding sequence ATGAGAGCCGGCCGGCCGAAGCGGCGACAAAGGGGGCGAATGCTCATCGGAGCTGCGGTGTCCACAGCGCTCATGACCGCGGGGTGCGGACACAGCGGGGCAAGCGGCAGCACTGGTCCCGGCGCGACCGGGGAACTGGTCGTGATGGCCGCCGCTTCCCTCACCGAGTCCTTCGACCAGCTCAGGTCCGGCTTCGAGGCGCGCAACCCGCAGGTCGAGGTCGCCATCTCGTACGGGGGGAGCTCCGGCCTCGCCCAGCAGATCACCTCGGGTGCCCCCGCCGACGTGTTCGCCGCCGCCAGCCCGGCCACCATGCAGACCGTGGTCGACGCGGGTGACGCGAACGGCGAGCCGGCCGTCTTCGCGCGGAACCAGCTCGTCATCGCCACCGCCAAGGGCAACCCGAAGGGCATCAGGACCCTGGCCGACCTCAAGAACCCGGATCTCAAGGTCGCGCTCTGCGCCGAACAGGTGCCGTGCGGCGCCGCGGCGAAGAAGGCGGGCGTCGACGTCGAGCCCGTCACGCTGGAACAGGACGTGAAGGCCGCCCTGTCCAAGCTGAAACTGGGCGAGGTCGACGCGGCGCTGGTCTATCGCACGGACGCCAGGTCGGCGAGCGGCGACGTCGACGCCGTCGAGTTCCCCGAGTCGACCGGCGCGATCAACGACTACCCGATCGTCGCCCTGCGGCACGCCCCCAACCCGTCGGCCGCCGCGGCGTTCGTCGCCTTCGTCCGATCCGAGGAGGCGCAACGCGTCCTCGCCGACGCCGGGTTCCAGCGGCCCTGA
- a CDS encoding ABC transporter ATP-binding protein: protein MSLDAHLTIRRDGFTLDLGLTAEPGEVVALLGPNGAGKTTTLRALAGLLPLDSGHITLDHVRLDKLAPEQRRLGVVFQDYLLFPHLNALDNVAFGPRCRGVPRAEARQRAREWLTRVGLTDHVRKKPRELSGGQAQRVALARALATEPRMLLLDEPLAALDARTRLETRAQLRGHLAAFAGATVLVTHDPLDALMLADRLVIVEDGRVVQTGDAATITAQPRTDYVARLVGLNLYRGRAQGDTVVLPGGFSLVTSSAGQGDVFVAFPPSAVALYPSRPDGSPRNTWPAIVTSVSRHGDSLRVELGGALPSAADITPAAAVHLGLEPGREVWASVKATEVRAYTA from the coding sequence ATGAGTCTTGACGCGCACCTGACGATCCGGCGGGACGGGTTCACGCTCGATCTCGGCCTGACCGCCGAGCCGGGCGAGGTTGTCGCGTTGCTGGGCCCCAACGGCGCGGGCAAGACCACGACCCTGCGCGCGCTGGCCGGCCTGCTCCCCCTCGACTCGGGTCACATAACCCTTGACCACGTACGCCTCGACAAGCTCGCCCCCGAGCAGCGGCGCCTCGGCGTGGTGTTCCAGGACTACCTGCTCTTCCCGCATCTGAACGCGCTCGACAACGTGGCGTTCGGCCCGCGCTGCCGTGGGGTGCCGCGCGCCGAGGCGAGACAGCGGGCGCGGGAGTGGCTGACCCGTGTGGGCCTGACCGACCACGTACGGAAAAAACCGCGAGAGCTCTCCGGGGGCCAGGCCCAAAGGGTGGCGCTGGCGCGGGCGCTGGCCACCGAGCCGCGGATGTTGCTGCTCGACGAGCCGCTTGCCGCGCTCGACGCCCGTACGCGGTTGGAAACACGAGCCCAGTTGCGGGGACACCTGGCCGCCTTCGCGGGCGCGACAGTGCTCGTCACCCACGACCCGCTGGACGCGCTGATGCTGGCCGACCGCCTGGTCATCGTCGAGGACGGCCGGGTCGTGCAGACCGGCGACGCCGCCACGATCACCGCGCAGCCCCGCACCGACTATGTGGCCCGCCTGGTCGGCCTCAACCTGTACCGCGGGCGGGCCCAGGGCGACACGGTTGTGCTGCCCGGCGGCTTCTCGCTGGTGACCTCGAGCGCCGGCCAGGGTGACGTGTTCGTGGCTTTTCCGCCGTCGGCCGTCGCGCTGTATCCGAGCCGCCCCGACGGCAGCCCCCGCAACACCTGGCCCGCGATCGTGACGTCCGTCTCGCGGCACGGCGACTCACTGCGCGTCGAACTCGGCGGCGCCTTGCCCTCGGCGGCCGACATCACCCCGGCAGCGGCCGTTCACCTGGGCCTCGAGCCCGGCCGCGAGGTGTGGGCGAGC